GTGGTGACCGGCGATCTCGAGGCCGGCCTCGTCGACCCGCTCGAAGCCCTGGGCCTCGTAGAACCCGTTGCCGTCGATGTTGTCGGCGAGGACGCGGCCGACCATCCGGTCCGCGCCGGCATCGGTCAACCGCTCGCGGGTCTCCTCGAACAGCGCCGTGCCGACCCCCTCGCCGCGGTAGGCCGGGTCGACGTGGAGCCACAGCAGCGTCGCGTCCCCGCCGGCGAGTTCGCTCTCGGCGAACCCGACGACCTGTCCCTCGCGGTCGGCGACGAGCAGGTGCCGGTCCTCGTCGTTCGTCGCCTCGTCCAGCGCCGCCTCGTCGTACCACTCGGAGACGGCGCCGGTGATCGCCTCCGGACTCAGCGAGTACGACGCCTGCAGCGACCGCCGCGCCACGTCCCGGATCGCCGGTCGGTCCCCCCGCTTTGCGGTGCGTACGTTCATACGTCAAACGTTGACACGCACCACGATAAAACCACGCCACACCACCGATCGCGTTCCGAATCGAGAATCGTTCCGGCCGCACGCTGGACGCGCGTCGAGATCGACGGGGGATACGGAGTGGCACCGGGGCGGCGTTCGGGTTCGCCGAACGACGGATCGGCCGACTGTGCGTGGTTCGTCGGCCATAGATCGGACGTATAGGATTCAAAACCGCTGTTTTCGCCGGTTTCAGCGGGGTCGAAACCGGCGGGCCACGGGTGTCGTAACGCCTAAGAGTCGAACGCGCCTTTCTATCCGTAAGATGACTAACGCACGTATCTCTTGGAGGTGGTTCCGTGGGCGTCGAAATTAGGGAGTCGCCCGTCTCGGCCGAGGCGTTCGCGGAGATGGAGGCCTTCGTCCACGACTACCTGGCGGCCAGCGTCGAGAGCGAAGACGACGGCGGTCGCATGCGGTGGTACCCCTGGCACTCCGCGGAGTACCGGTTCAACCACATCCTCAACGTGGTCGAACTCTCCGAGGAGATCGCCGAGGCGGAAGGCGCGAACGTCGACGTGACTCGCGTCGCCGCCCTCTTCCACGACATCGCGAAGCTAGAGGTCGACCAGGATCTTCACGCGGAAGAGGGCGCCCGCGTCACCCGCGAGTACCTCACCAGCCACGGCGACTACCCGGCGTCGTTCGTCGACGAGGTCTGCGCCGCCGTTCGCGACCACTCCTATCAGGGCGAGCTGACCGACCTGCCGCTGGAGACCCAGTGTCTCATCGAGGCCGACCTCCTCGACAAGGTCGGCGCCAACGGTACGGCGCTGATGCTGTTGCGGATGGGCTACGAGTCCCGCACGCACATCGACGCCGCCGAGATGGTCGGACGCGTCCTCGAACGAGGCGTCGACGCCCGCGACCGCGTCCGCAGCGACGCCGCCGAGAGCATCTGCCACCGGCGGCTCAAGCGCGTCAGGTGGTTCAAGGAGTGGCTCGAAGGCGAAGTCGCCGACGTCGAGCCCGAAGAGCAGCCCGGACCGCCCGGCGGGTCGGACTGACGGGCCGAACGGCGAGCGACTCCGGCGGTCGATCGCCCGAGGACGGCCGACTGCTCCTCGGATGGCAACCGCAGTTCACAGGCCGGCCAGCGTCCGGACCGCCGTCCAGCAGAAGGTGACGCCGAAGCCCGCCAGCACCAGCGCCGAGACGACCGCGGCGGCGGCTGCGAACGCGTCGACTCGTCGCCCGACGCTCACCAGCGCCGCCGGAAAGGCGGTGATCCAGACGACGATGCCGCCGAACAGCCCCGCCAGCAGCGCCGGGCTCCCCGTGCGCACGACGAGCGTGCCCGTCAGGTCCGCGCCGACGACGGGCAGGTACGACAGCACGTCGACGGTTCCCGGTTCGAGCAGACCGACGCCGACGGTCAGCCAGAACAGGATCTGGTAGGGGTTCGTCAGCGCGAGGACGAAGGCCTTCGTGAACCCGCGGGCGTCGGCGTCGTCGGCGTCCGGGCCCGAATCACCCGACAGAAAGTCCGAGCGGGCGTCCCGCGCGGCGCCGGCTGCGAAGTACAGCATCAGCAGGCCGCCGACGCCGACCATCGCCGCGCGGACGGTCTCGGCGCCCTGCAGGAAGGCGACGACGCCCGCGAGCGACAGGACGAAGAAGACGAGGTCGGCGGTCATCGCACCGAGCCCAGCGGTGAAGCCCGCGATCCATCCGCGGAGGGCGCTCTCCTCGGCGATGACGGCGTTCATCGGCCCTGGCGGTGCCGCTAGCGCGAGACCGAAGACGACGCCGACGCCGAACGTTCCCGCGGCGGTCGCGACGCTCATCGGAGCGCTACTGATACATGCCCATCGGCTGGGCTCTCGAACTCTCGTCCTGTGCTTCCTGCATCCGCCTGGCGAGGTTCTCCCGAGCCTGGCTGATCTCCTCGGCCTGTTCGACGAGGTGGTCGGTGTCCACGTCGACGCCGCCGATCGGGCCGATGCCGTCCAGCAGGACGACCCGCGCCGCCTCGGGGTCGGGGAAGTTGCGGTTGGCCTCGACGACGAGTCCGAGCGCGTCGAGGCCGCTCCGTTCGGCCTCGTACAGCAACGCGCCGGTCGGGCCGCTGATGACGCCGCTCTCGGCGGGCGCCGCGATGTCGTGCTCGTCGAGTAGCCGGGTCGCGTCGCCGCTGGCGACGCCGTAGAGGCTCGGGACGCCCTCTTTGTCCGCAGGGAGCCCGGAGACGTACAGCCCCGTCGCGTCGCGTTCGTCGAGCCAGCCGGTCAGACAGGTCGCGAAGTCCTCGGCGGCGTTCGGCGAGACCGGCACGTCGCTCTGGAGCACGAGCAGATCCCGGTCCTCGTCGGCGTAGAGCCGCACCGGCGGCTGGTAGGTCGGGTCGTCCTCCCCGAAGACGGCGACCTCGGGGAGCCCCTCGCAGCGACACGAGCCGTAATGCGTCATCTCGAGCGCGTCGACGAGGTGGTCCGCGGCGATCTTGCCGACGAGACCGACGCCGGGGAGCCCCTCGATCAGCGTCGGCTCGTCGAGTTCGATGTCCTCGCGGTGTACGTCGATCTGCGCCATACCGTTGTCCCGCCCGCCAGCGGCTTAAAACCGAGCGCGGACGGGCCGACTTCGGGCCCGCGTTCGGTCGCGACCGGCCGCGTCGGGTCCGAGCCGAGGGGGTTAACACGGGCGACAGCGAAGGGAGCGCCAATGGACGTACTGGAGCGCTACGAGTCGCTCGTCGACGATTTCGACGCCTTTCGCGCGGCCTGTGACCGCCCGCTCCCGTCGGTCGTCCGCGTCAACACGCTGAAGACGACCGTCGAGCGGGCGAAGGCCGCCCTGACGGAGGCCGATATCGCCCACGAACCCGTCGGGTGGCACGACGGCCTGTTCGCCCTCCCCGACGACCAGCCCGGGACGAACTGGCCGTACGTGCTCGGGTGGATCCACGGTCAGGAGGAGGTCTCGGCCGTCCCCGCCGCCGTGCTCGACCCCCAACCCGGCGAGCGCGTGTGGGACGCCTGCGCCGCGCCGGGCAGCAAGACGACTCAGCTCGCCGCGCTGATGGACGACCGCGGCCTGCTGGTCGCCACCGACAACAACCTCGGGCGGATCTCCGCGCTCCGGTCGAACGCCGAGCGCGCCGGCGCCACGAACGTCGCCGTCACCCACGAGGACGCCCGCAATCACTCGCTCAAACCGTTTCGCGCCCCCGATTCGGACGTGCGCGAGGGAGCGCCCTACGACCGCGCGCTCGTGGACGTGCCGTGTTCCTGCGAGGGGACCATCCGCAAGAACCCCGACGCGCTGGACGACTGGGAACTGGACCACGTCGAGGGCATCTCGGGCGTCCAGAAGGGCGTCCTCCGCC
This DNA window, taken from Halosimplex litoreum, encodes the following:
- a CDS encoding LysE family translocator, which gives rise to MSVATAAGTFGVGVVFGLALAAPPGPMNAVIAEESALRGWIAGFTAGLGAMTADLVFFVLSLAGVVAFLQGAETVRAAMVGVGGLLMLYFAAGAARDARSDFLSGDSGPDADDADARGFTKAFVLALTNPYQILFWLTVGVGLLEPGTVDVLSYLPVVGADLTGTLVVRTGSPALLAGLFGGIVVWITAFPAALVSVGRRVDAFAAAAAVVSALVLAGFGVTFCWTAVRTLAGL
- a CDS encoding GNAT family N-acetyltransferase, with the translated sequence MNVRTAKRGDRPAIRDVARRSLQASYSLSPEAITGAVSEWYDEAALDEATNDEDRHLLVADREGQVVGFAESELAGGDATLLWLHVDPAYRGEGVGTALFEETRERLTDAGADRMVGRVLADNIDGNGFYEAQGFERVDEAGLEIAGHHHVENVWAESGDDGLQAIKSADGATVYVDETDWDDGSAAKFYTVYSDEDGTDHYGYFCSNCNRLANAMDAMGRIECDSCGNARKPTRWDAAYL
- a CDS encoding proteasome assembly chaperone family protein yields the protein MAQIDVHREDIELDEPTLIEGLPGVGLVGKIAADHLVDALEMTHYGSCRCEGLPEVAVFGEDDPTYQPPVRLYADEDRDLLVLQSDVPVSPNAAEDFATCLTGWLDERDATGLYVSGLPADKEGVPSLYGVASGDATRLLDEHDIAAPAESGVISGPTGALLYEAERSGLDALGLVVEANRNFPDPEAARVVLLDGIGPIGGVDVDTDHLVEQAEEISQARENLARRMQEAQDESSRAQPMGMYQ
- a CDS encoding HD domain-containing protein produces the protein MGVEIRESPVSAEAFAEMEAFVHDYLAASVESEDDGGRMRWYPWHSAEYRFNHILNVVELSEEIAEAEGANVDVTRVAALFHDIAKLEVDQDLHAEEGARVTREYLTSHGDYPASFVDEVCAAVRDHSYQGELTDLPLETQCLIEADLLDKVGANGTALMLLRMGYESRTHIDAAEMVGRVLERGVDARDRVRSDAAESICHRRLKRVRWFKEWLEGEVADVEPEEQPGPPGGSD
- a CDS encoding RsmB/NOP family class I SAM-dependent RNA methyltransferase, coding for MDVLERYESLVDDFDAFRAACDRPLPSVVRVNTLKTTVERAKAALTEADIAHEPVGWHDGLFALPDDQPGTNWPYVLGWIHGQEEVSAVPAAVLDPQPGERVWDACAAPGSKTTQLAALMDDRGLLVATDNNLGRISALRSNAERAGATNVAVTHEDARNHSLKPFRAPDSDVREGAPYDRALVDVPCSCEGTIRKNPDALDDWELDHVEGISGVQKGVLRRAIQTTREGGTVVYSTCTFAPEENEAVLDHALAEEACELVEFDLPLDSTPGVTEWQDERFDDSVERAKRIYPHHNDTGGFFCAKLEVTAE